A single genomic interval of Odontesthes bonariensis isolate fOdoBon6 chromosome 3, fOdoBon6.hap1, whole genome shotgun sequence harbors:
- the LOC142377229 gene encoding myosin heavy chain, fast skeletal muscle-like, whose amino-acid sequence MSGDAEMQCFGEAAIFLRKPEKERIEAQTVPFDAKSAYFVTEPAEMYLKGKLTKREGGKATVETLCGKTITVKEDEIFPMNPPKYDKIEDMAMMTHLNEPTVLYNLKERYAAWMIYTYSGLFCVTVNPYKWLPVYDSGVVAAYRGKKRIEAPPHIFSISDNAYQFMLQDRENQSILITGESGAGKTVNTKRVIQYFATIAVAGGKKSEQPVAGKMKGSLEDQIIAANPLLEAYGNAKTVRNDNSSRFGKFIRIHFGTTGKLASADIETYLLEKSRVTYQLSAERSYHIFYQLQTGHKPELIEALLITTNPYDYPMISHGEITVKSIDDTEEFIATDTAIDILGFTAEEKISMYKLTGAVMHHGNMKFKQKQREEQAEPDGTEVADKISYLMSLNSADLLKALCYPRVKVGNEFVTKGQTVPQVNNSVSALCKSIYEKMFLWMVVRINEMLDTKQARSYFIGVLDIAGFEIFDYNSLEQLCINFTNEKLQQFFNHHMFVLEQEEYKKEGIEWEFIDFGMDLAACIELIEKPMGIFSILEEECMFPKATDMTFKSKLYDQHLGKTGSFQKPKPAKGKAEAHFSLVHYAGTVDYNVTGWLDKNKDPLNDSVVQLYQKSSAKLLAYLYASHAGADAESAASKKGGKKKGGSFQTVSALFRENLGKLMTNLRSTHPHFVRCLIPNESKTPGLMENFLVIHQLRCNGVLEGIRICRKGFPSRILYGDFKQRYKVLNASVIPEGQFIDNKKASEKLLGSIDVDHTQYKFGHTKVFFKAGLLGVLEEKRDEKLAQLVTMTQALCRAFLMRREFVKMMERRDAIFTVQYNIRAFMNVKTWPWMKVYFKIKPLLKSAETEKEMAQMKEDFGKTKEDLTKALTKKKELEEKMVSLLQEKNDLLLQVQSEGESLADAEERCEGLIKSKIQLEAKLKETTERLEDEEEINAELTAKKRKLEDECSELKKDIDDLELTLAKVEKEKHATENKVKNLTEEMTSQDETIAKLTKEKKALQEAHQQVLDDLQAEEDKVNTLTKAKTKLEQQVDDLEGSLEQEKKLRMDLERAKRKLEGDMKLAQESIMDLENDKQQSEEKIKKKDFEIGQLLSKIEDEQSLGTQSQKKIKELQARIEELEEEIEAERAARAKVEKQRADLSRELEEISERLEEAGGATAAQIEMNKKREAELQKLRRDLEESTLQHEATSAALRKKQADSVAELGEQIDNLQRVKQKLEKEKSEYKMEIDDLSSNMESVAKAKANLEKLCRTLEDQLSELKSKNDENVRQLNDNSAQKARLQTENGEFARQLEEKEALVSQLTRGKQAYTQQIEELKRHIEEEVKAKNALAHAVQSARHDCDLLREQYEEEQEAKAELQRGMSKANSEVAQWRTKYETDAIQRTEELEESKKKLAQRLQDAEESIEAVNAKCASLEKTKQRLQSEVEDLMIDVERANALAANLDKKQRNFDKVLSEWKQKYEESQAELEAAQKEARSLSTELFKMKNSYEEALDHLETLKRENKNLQQEISDLTEQIGETGKTIHELEKGKKTVESEKTEIQTALEEAEATLEHEESKILRVQLELTQVKSEIDRKLAEKDEEIEQIKRNSQRVMDSMQTTLDSEVRSRNDALRIKKKMEGDLNEMEIQLSHANRQAAEAQKQLRNVQGQLKDAQLHLDEAIRGQDDMKEQVAMVERRNNLMVAEIEELRAALEQTERSRKVAEQELIDASERVGLLHSQNTSLINTKKKLEGDFIQIQGEVEDAVQEARNAEDKAKKAITDAAMMAEELKKEQDTSAHLERMKKNLEVTVKDLQHRLDEAENLAMKGGKKQLQKLEARVRELESEVEGEQRRGAEAIKGVRKYERRVKELTYQTEEDKKNVIRLQDLVDKLQLKVKAYKRQSEEAEEQANTHMSRLRKVQNEMEEAQERADIAESQVNKLRAKSREIGKGKESEE is encoded by the exons ATGAGTGGGGACGCAGAGATGCAGTGTTTTGGCGAGGCGGCCATTTTCCTCCGCAAGCCAGAAAAGGAGAGAATTGAAGCTCAAACCGTTCCCTTTGATGCTAAATCAGCATATTTTGTGACTGAGCCCGCCGAGATGTACCTCAAGGGGAAACTTACAAAGAGGGAGGGTGGCAAAGCCACGGTGGAGACCCTGTGTGGAAAG ACTATCACAGTGAAAGAAGATGAAATCTTCCCCATGAACCCTCCAAAGTACGACAAAATTGAGGACATGGCCATGATGACCCATCTCAATGAGCCCACTGTGCTGTATAACCTCAAAGAGCGCTATGCAGCATGGATGATCTAT ACCTACTCAGGGTTGTTCTGCGTCACCGTGAACCCCTACAAGTGGCTCCCAGTGTATGACTCAGGGGTTGTTGCAGCGTACAGGGGAAAGAAGAGGATTGAAGCTCCACCCCACATCTTCTCCATCTCTGATAACGCCTATCAGTTCATGCTCCAAG ATCGTGAAAATCAGTCAATCCTGATTAC TGGAGAATCTGGTGCAGGAAAGACTGTCAACACCAAACGTGTCATTCAGTACTTTGCGACAATCGCAGTGGCTGGAGGAAAGAAATCTGAGCAACCAGTTGCTGGAAAAATGAAG GGTTCGCTGGAGGATCAGATCATTGCAGCCAACCCACTGCTGGAGGCCTATGGCAATGCCAAGACTGTGAGGAATGACAACTCATCACGATTT GGTAAATTCATCAGAATTCACTTTGGGACAACTGGAAAGCTGGCTTCAGCTGATATTGAAACAT ATCTGCTGGAGAAGTCTCGTGTGACGTACCAGCTGTCTGCTGAGAGGAGCTACCACATCTTCTATCAGCTCCAAACAGGCCACAAACCTGAGCTAATAG aggctcttctgATCACCACAAATCCCTACGACTATCCTATGATCAGCCACGGAGAAATCACTGTCAAGAGTATCGATGACACTGAAGAATTCATTGCCACTGAT ACTGCTATCGACATCCTGGGTTTCACTGCAGAAGAGAAGATAAGCATGTATAAACTGACCGGAGCTGTGATGCATCATGGAAACATGAAGTTCAAGCAAAAGCAGCGTGAAGAGCAGGCTGAGCCTGATGGCACTGAGG TTGCAGATAAAATCTCTTACCTGATGAGCCTGAACTCAGCTGACCTGCTGAAGGCACTATGCTACCCAAGAGTGAAAGTTGGAAATGAGTTTGTAACTAAGGGTCAGACTGTCCCACAG GTCAACAATTCTGTGAGTGCTCTCTGCAAGTCTATCTATGAGAAAATGTTCTTGTGGATGGTCGTCAGAATCAATGAGATGCTGGATACCAAACAGGCAAGAAGCTACTTTATCGGTGTCCTGGACATTGCTGGATTTGAAATCTTTGAT TACAACAGCTTGGAACAGCTGTGTATCAACTTCACcaatgaaaaactgcaacagttCTTCAACCATCACATGTTCGTCCTGGAGCAAGAAGAGTATAAGAAGGAGGGAATTGAATGGGAGTTCATTGACTTTGGCATGGACTTGGCTGCTTGCATTGAGCTTATTGAGAAG CCAATGGGCATCTTCTCCATCCTTGAAGAGGAGTGTATGTTCCCGAAGGCAACAGACATGACCTTTAAGAGCAAACTGTATGACCAGCATCTGGGGAAAACTGGCTCCTTCCAGAAGCCAAAACCTGCCAAGGGCAAGGCTGAGGCCCATTTCTCTCTGGTGCACTATGCTGGCACTGTTGACTACAATGTCACCGGCTGGCTGGACAAGAACAAAGACCCGTTGAATGACTCTGTGGTACAGCTCTACCAAAAGTCTTCAGCAAAACTTTTGGCTTATCTGTATGCATCTCATGCCGGAGCAGACG CTGAGAGTGCCGCTAGCAAGAAGGGTGGCAAGAAGAAGGGTGGCTCCTTCCAGACAGTATCTGCATTGTTCAGA GAGAATTTGGGCAAGCTGATGACCAATTTAAGGAGCACTCATCCTCATTTTGTGCGCTGCTTGATTCCCAATGAATCAAAGACACCAG GTCTCATGGAGAACTTCCTGGTCATCCACCAGCTGAGGTGTAACGGTGTGCTGGAGGGTATCAGGATCTGCAGGAAAGGTTTCCCCAGCAGAATCCTCTACGGTGACTTCAAGCAGAG atACAAAGTATTAAATGCTAGCGTCATCCCTGAGGGCCAGTTCATCGACAACAAGAAAGCCTCTGAAAAATTACTGGGATCCATTGATGTTGACCACACTCAGTACAAGTTTGGTCACACTAAG GTGTTCTTCAAAGCTGGTCTGCTGGGAGTTCTGGAGGAGAAGAGAGATGAAAAACTGGCTCAGCTGGTCACAATGACTCAGGCTCTCTGCAGAGCCTTCCTCATGAGACGTGAGTTTGTCAAGATGATGGAAAGAAG AGATGCTATTTTCACCGTCCAGTACAACATCCGTGCATTCATGAATGTCAAAACTTGGCCATGGATGAAGGTGTACTTCAAGATTAAGCCACTGCTGAAGAGTGcggagacagagaaagagatggCCCAAATGAAGGAGGACTTTGGTAAGACCAAAGAGGACCTAACAAAAGCTCTGACGAAGAAGAAAGAACTAGAAGAAAAAATGGTTTCTCTACTGCAAGAAAAGAATGACTTATTGCTACAAGTGCAGTCT GaaggtgaaagcctggctgatgctgaggaaaggtgtgagggGCTCATTAAATCAAAAATCCAGCTCGAGGCCAAGCTTAAAGAGACCACAGAGAGgctggaggatgaggaggaaatcaATGCTGAGCTGACTGCGAAGAAGAGGAAGCTGGAGGATGAGTGCTCTGAGTTAAAGAAGGACATTGATGACTTGGAGCTCACCCTGGCCAAAGTGGAAAAGGAGAAACATGCCACTGAGAACAAG GTCAAAAATCTTACAGAGGAAATGACTTCTCAAGATGAGACCATTGCCAAGTTGACCAAAGAGAAAAAAGCCCTCCAAGAGGCCCATCAGCAGGTCCTTGATGATCTGCAGGCAGAGGAAGACAAAGTCAACACTCTGACGAAGGCCAAGACCAAGCTGGAGCAGCAAGTGGACGAT CTTGAAGGCTCTCTTGAGCAAGAGAAGAAACTTCGTATGGACCTTGAGCGAGCTAAAAGGAAGCTTGAAGGTGATATGAAACTGGCCCAGGAATCCATAATGGATTTGGAGAATGACAAGCAGCAGTCTgaagagaaaataaagaa GAAGGACTTTGAGATAGGCCAACTCCTGAGTAAAATTGAGGATGAGCAGTCTCTTGGAACCCAATCGCAGAAAAAGATAAAGGAACTTCAG GCTCGTattgaggagctggaggaggagatTGAAGCTGAGCGAGCTGCTCGGGCCAAGGTGGAGAAGCAGAGGGCTGATCTCTCCAGGGAACTTGAGGAGATCAGCGAGAGGCTTGAAGAAGCTGGTGGAGCGACTGCGGCTCAGATCGAGATGAACAAGAAGCGTGAGGCTGAGTTACAGAAGCTGCGTCGTGATCTCGAAGAGTCGACCCTGCAGCATGAGGCTACATCCGCAGCTCTCCGTAAGAAGCAGGCCGACAGCGTGGCAGAGCTGGGAGAGCAGATCGACAACCTTCAGAGagtcaaacagaagctggagaaaGAGAAAAGTGAATACAAGATGGAGATAGATGACCTCAGCAGCAATATGGAGTCTGTTGCCAAAGCAAAG GCAAACCTGGAAAAGTTGTGCAGGACATTAGAAGACCAGCTGAGTGAGCTCAAATCCAAGAATGACGAGAATGTACGTCAACTAAATGATAATAGCGCACAAAAAGCCCGACTCCAAACTGAAAACG GTGAATTTGCTCgtcagctggaggagaaagaaGCTCTTGTATCTCAGCTGACCAGAGGCAAACAGGCGTACACTCAGCAGATTGAAGAGCTCAAGAGGCACATAGAGGAAGAAGTGAAG GCCAAGAACGCCCTGGCTCATGCTGTTCAGTCGGCTCGTCATGACTGTGATCTGCTCAGAGAGCAGtatgaggaggagcaggaggccaAAGCCGAGCTGCAGCGTGGAATGTCCAAGGCCAACAGCGAGGTGGCTCAGTGGAGAACCAAATATGAGACTGATGCTATTCAGCGCACAGAAGAACTGGAGGAGTCCAA gaaaaagctcGCCCAGCGTCTTCAGGATGCAGAGGAATCCATCGAGGCTGTGAACGCAAAATGTGCCTCTCTGGAGAAGACTAAACAGAGACTGCAGAGTGAAGTGGAGGACCTGATGATCGACGTGGAGAGAGCAAACGCTCTGGCTGCTAACCTTGACAAGAAGCAGAGGAACTTTGACAAG GTTCTTTCTGAATGGAAGCAGAAATATGAAGAGAGCCAGGCAGAGCTGGAAGCAGCTCAGAAGGAGGCTCGCTCTCTGAGCACTGAGCTGTTTAAGATGAAGAACTCTTATGAGGAAGCTCTGGATCACCTGGAGACCCTGAAGAGGGAGAACAAGAACCTCCAAC AGGAGATCTCAGACCTAACTGAGCAAATTGGTGAAACTGGTAAAACAATCCATGAGCTTGAAAAGGGGAAGAAGACAGTGGAGAGTGAGAAGACTGAAATTCAGACTGCTTTGGAGGAAGCAGAG GCCACGCTGGAGCATGAAGAATCTAAGATTCTCCGTGTTCAGCTTGAGCTCACCCAAGTCAAGAGTGAAATCGACAGAAAACTGGCAGAAAAAGATGAGGAGATTGAACAGATCAAGAGGAACAGCCAGAGGGTGATGGATTCCATGCAGACCACTCTGGATTCTGAGGTCAGGAGCAGGAATGATGCCCTGAGAATCAAGAAGAAGATGGAGGGAGACCTCAATGAGATGGAGATTCAGCTGAGCCACGCCAACCGCCAGGCAGCTGAAGCCCAGAAACAGCTGAGAAACGTGCAGGGACAACTTAAG GATGCCCAGCTTCATCTTGATGAAGCTATTCGAGGCCAGGATGACATGAAGGAGCAGGTTGCAATGGTGGAGCGCAGGAACAACCTGATGGTGGCTGAGATCGAGGAGCTGAGAGCCGCACTGGAGCAGACGGAGAGAAGCCGCAAAGTGGCTGAACAGGAACTGATTGATGCCAGCGAGCGTGTTGGACTGCTGCACTCTCAG AACACCAGCCTCATCAACACAAAGAAGAAGTTGGAGGGTGACTTTATTCAGATCCAAGGTGAGGTGGAAGATGCCGTTCAAGAAGCAAGGAATGCAGAAGATAAGGCAAAGAAGGCCATCACCGAT GCTGCCATGATggcagaggagctgaagaaggagcAGGACACCAGTGCTCATTTGGAGAGGATGAAGAAGAACCTGGAGGTGACAGTGAAGGACCTGCAGCACCGTCTGGATGAGGCTGAGAACCTGGCTATGAAGGGTGGCAAGAAGCAGCTCCAGAAACTGGAGGCTAGG GTGCGTGAGCTTGAATCTGAAGTTGAAGGTGAGCAGAGACGAGGAGCAGAAGCCATCAAAGGCGTTCGCAAATATGAGAGAAGAGTGAAGGAGCTAACCTATCAG ACTGAGGAGGACAAGAAGAATGTCATCAGACTGCAGGATCTGGTGGACAAGCTGCAGCTGAAAGTGAAGGCCTACAAGAGACAGTCTGAGGAGGCC GAGGAGCAGGCCAACACTCACATGTCCAGGCTGAGGAAGGTGCAGAATGAGATGGAGGAAGCTCAGGAGCGCGCTGACATCGCTGAATCCCAGGTCAACAAGCTGAGGGCAAAGAGTCGGGAAATTGGAAAA GGAAAGGAGTCTGAAGAATAG